The proteins below are encoded in one region of Podarcis raffonei isolate rPodRaf1 chromosome 8, rPodRaf1.pri, whole genome shotgun sequence:
- the LOC128420413 gene encoding F-box only protein 6-like, which produces MVNIENLPKEMLLEIFLRLPSWFLLRSCRLVCSGWRDMVDTLNTGWKEKCEQAGYPLGALAGALPDWKTLYILCRMKKNLIRNPCGEEGLNSWQIGPDQEEAWDVGKLSRDDSPFEDGTWCFGAFSG; this is translated from the exons ATGGTGAATATTGAGAACCTTCCCAAGGAGATGCTGCTGGAGATCTTCCTTCGGCTCCCTTCCTGGTTCCTCCTTCGCAGTTGCCGCCTGGTTTGCTCCGGGTGGCGAGACATGGTGGACACTCTGAACACGGGATGGAAAGAGAAGTGTGAGCAGGCCGGCTACCCACTTGGGGCGTTGGCTGGTGCTCTCCCTGACTGGAAGACTCTCTACATTCTTTGCAGAATGAAGAAGAACCTCATTAGGAATCcctgcggcgaag AGGGCCTGAACTCCTGGCAAATTGGGCCAGATCAAGAAGAGGCCTGGGATGTAGGGAAGCTGTCAAGGGATGACTCTCCCTTTGAGGATGGAACATGGTGCTTTGGTGCATTTAGCGGGTAA
- the LOC128419820 gene encoding F-box only protein 44-like produces the protein MLTIGDLPERVLLEVLARVPARNLLCNCRLVCSQWRRLVDDPELWKIKFQRKSGPETQESKAFFIYSHREKNLIKNPCGKEGLDSWAMRVPSEGHWKTEELSEEDLAALPMESFLQRNSYAKKKDSSPQWVNRCFAACDGLCSKAQLIILKDLGYWDELIDEARPNIAVNEYYYCPPGSRYQLSVKLLDADFQLLHILHTEGRGSEAPRWRRISQGIIECRVGLRYILFEHLAVNGSGQPPENSVRVTRSSVTLGPFNWDEDFIEPFPNSDDEDGASGSGCNW, from the exons ATGCTGACTATCGGAGACTTGCCTGAACGTGTCCTGCTGGAGGTGCTGGCCCGGGTACCAGCGAGGAACCTACTTTGCAACTGCCGGCTGGTTTGCTCCCAGTGGCGACGCCTGGTGGACGACCCTGAGCTGTGGAAGATTAAGTTCCAGCGAAAGAGCGGACCCGAGACCCAAGAGTCGAAGGCTTTCTTCATTTACTCCCACAGGGAGAAGAACTTAATCAAGAATCCTTGCGGCAAAG AGGGCCTGGACTCCTGGGCGATGAGGGTCCCTTCCGAGGGCCACTGGAAAACCGAGGAGCTGTCCGAGGAGGATTTGGCAGCCCTCCCCATGGAAAGTTTCCTCCAGAGGAATTCCTACGCAAAAAAGAAAGACTCCTCCCCACAGTGGGTCAACAGATGCTTTGCTGCATGTGACGG GCTCTGCAGCAAGGCTCAGCTCATCATCCTGAAGGACCTTGGGTACTGGGACGAGCTGATAGATGAAGCCAGACCTAACATCGCAGTGAATGAATA CTATTATTGTCCCCCTGGCAGCCGCTATCAACTTAGTGTGAAGCTGTTGGATGCAGACTTTCAGCTTCTCCACATCCTCCATACGGAAGGGCGCGGTTCGGAAGCTCCACGCTGGCGTCGG ATTTCGCAAGGGATTATCGAATGCCGGGTTGGACTCCGCTACATCCTCTTTGAACACCTGGCTGTAAACGGGAGCGGCCAGCCGCCCGAGAACAGCGTAAGAGTCACCAGGAGCAGCGTCACTCTTGGGCCATTTAATTGGGATGAAGACTTCATAGAGCCCTTTCCCAACTCAGATGACGAAGATGGCGCTAGTGGCAGCGGATGCAACTGGTGA
- the LOC128420333 gene encoding casein kinase II subunit alpha'-like, which produces MAGPAAGSRSRVYAEVNSLRSREYWDYEAHVPTWGNQDDYQLVRKLGWGKYSEVFEAINITNNERVVVKILKPVKEKKIKREVKILENLRGGTNIIKLIDTVKDPVSKTPALVFEYINNTDFKQLYQILTDFDIRFYMYELLKALDYCHSMGIMHRDVKPHNVMIDHQQKKLRLIDWGLAEFYHPAQEYNVRAASRYFKGPELLVDYQMYDYSLDMWSLGCMLASMIFRKEPFFHGQDNYDQLVRIAKVLGTDELYGYNLQSVQGVHQVSPPAAHPTEAAEQVPRGEEVKHIQQDLQRQVIDGHHLPQEKSWPREVLEMQNKCKGRRPGLLRPKPARNQ; this is translated from the exons ATGGCCGGCCCGGCCGCCGGGAGCCGGTCCCGCGTCTACGCCGAAGTCAACAGCTTGAGGAGTCGCGAGTACTGGGACTACGAGGCGCACGTCCCCACCTGGGGTAATCAAGACGATTATCAACTGGTTCGGAAACTCGGCTGGGGGAAATATAGTGAAGTCTTTGAGGCTATAAACATCACCAACAACGAACGAGTGGTTGTGAAAATTCTTAAGCCAGTGAAGGAAAAGAAGATAAAACGAGAAGTTAAGATTCTGGAGAACCTGCGAGGTGGAACAAACATCATTAAACTGATCGACACTGTCAAGGATCCAGTGTCAAAGACTCCAGCTCTAGTGTTTGAATACATCAATAATACAGATTTCAAGCAACTGTATCAGATCCTGACAGACTTTGATATTCGGTTTTATATGTATGAATTGCTCAAGGCCTTGGATTACTGTCACAGCATGGGAATCATGCACAGAGATGTCAAACCTCATAACGTCATGATAGACCACCAACAGAAAAAGTTGCGGCTCATAGACTGGGGCTTGGCAGAATTCTACCATCCAGCTCAGGAATACAACGTCCGTGCGGCCTCGAGGTACTTCAAAGGGCCAGAGCTCCTCGTTGACTACCAAATGTACGATTATAGCTTAGACATGTGGAGCTTAGGCTGTATGCTGGCCAGCATGATCTTCCGAAAAGAACCTTTCTTCCATGGTCAAGACAACTATGACCAGTTGGTTCGCATTGCAAAGGTTCTGGGTACAGATGAATTATATGGTTATAATCTCCAG AGCGTTCAAGGAGTCCACCAGGTCTCTCCACCAGCAGCACACCCAACGGAAGCAGCGGAGCAGGTGCCACGAGGGGAAGAAGTCAAACACATCCAGCAGGATCTCCAGAGGCAGGTCATTGATGGACACCATCTTCCGCAAGAGAAGTCTTGGCCGAGAGAGGTTTTAGAGatgcaaaataaatgcaaaggCAGGAGACCTGGGCTACTCAGACCCAAACCCGCTAGGAATCAATAG